The following is a genomic window from Nicotiana tabacum cultivar K326 chromosome 3, ASM71507v2, whole genome shotgun sequence.
GAATTCTGAATTAgcaagtgaccaatttgcttttttattttggttcaaaataagtttcaaatcatgtaatcaagaaagaattcaatttatttttataaataaccTCTATAtacatatccctaaaaagtttttTTACCCTTCATAGTAAATATTTAATTAGGGGTAATTTAGTCATAATAGGTATTTTTGTAtataatgtaatattttcttaacAGACGTGCTAAAAataaattgatcacttattgtgaaccgaaAAGAACATGACATCAACCGGTTTTTAAATAGGAAAAAGAAGTAATAAGGGGAAAGAATGGCAAAAAGATGCTAAAAACGATAAATGTTAATGGTGACTTAAAGAGAGCTGCCAACTCCAGTCTTCTTTGccttcctttatatatatatatatatatatatatatatatatagattagatttgtttAACTCCTCGATCCTGGGTTAATCTATCACATCAAGGATCATAATATCTCTATTTACCTACCTATTAAGCattaattaattaagaaacaaaGAGAACTAACTCTGTTGCTCTACTATCACATAGTACCAACTTCCAAATTAGATCAGTCATGGCAGCTAAGCCCCAATTGCAAAGTGGCGAAGGCTCTTCCCATTGGAAATCTTCTACTGCTAAAATTCCGCAACCAAAGTTCTTCAAGATTATATTAATGCTGCCGTCTAGTAATCActttcttccttcttccttcttcctttttttccttcttttgctGCTATTTGTAATCTATGTCTTATGTGTGTTGAACCTAAGATTTTGGTATACATGCATCTGCTATCAATTTCTTTTTGTATCATTTAGTTCTTCTTATTTCACCTGTGATCTTATGTCTTGACTTCACGCAAAGCAAAATAGAGATTTAGTTCCTTGGAGTTAAATAAATCCCCTCTCAGACTATTTGGGCCGAAGTGTTGTACTTGCTACAgaatttgaagaaaaataaaaacttttgaaacttgtggtactaaatttcatttaatttttgtGGCTATACAAGCATGTCATTAGGACTAAAAGGGAAAGttcaaagttaaattgtttccatGTATAGAAAAGTGCATTCAACTTAGTAAAAAGGAAATAGTATTACTGAAAATGTTTAGAGTTTTTTATTTCTCTAATTTGAATATAGGCTTCTAATGACGCTGAATTTACAAATATTTGGTTTGAATAAAGAGAAATACAATTTAACTTCCCATGGCTAGTAGTTGCAGATCTGTTAGAAAAAACTTGTGGGCCAGTCTGCTGACAAAGATACAAAATGAGAAATAAGTTATATAAAAGTTGGGAAAAGAGTATAGTGGAGAAACTAACACAGGTCGTTAACAAATTTAGGCCTATGTTTTTTTACAAGTTATAGGAATTCATTGTCAATTTTAAGTGTAGACTTCGATGGAAGAGTCAGGTAGCTACATTAAGGGGTTAAGGCTTCACTAATAGCATGAATGAGCAACTTTATGAAGATATATAGTTAATCTTATAGGAATACGTTATTTTATTTTCACACACGTCTTGCTTAGATAGTCTGATATAGAAGAATGAAATCATATCTGTCACCTAATCTATAGTACAACTGAGATAGCACAATTCACATGTTAATTACATCCAAAATATCCACTATCTTTTCTAGTTGGCCTAATTAGATTACTGTGGATATTTTTCTTTTGATAGTTATTTCTGAAAGAACAGAGAATACACTATGCAAGTATATTGCAGGATTTTCTCGAGAAAACAGGCATATTTTACTGTAATTCGAGATGTATGAAACTGAGCTCAGATCTCCTTTGCACGCAGAGGATTCCGGAAGACTTTGCCAGCAAATATTGCAAGAACATGCTAAACCCTGTGTATCTTGAGGTTCCCACTGGAGAAGTATGGGAGGTTGAAGTGGTTCTTTCTCATGGCCAAATTTGTCTAGGCATTGGATGGCAAGATTTCAGAGACTTCTATTCAATAAGCTGCGGGCACTTTTTGATGTTTGGATACAATGCTCGTTCCCATTTTAATGTCAGTATATTTGATTTGAGTGCATCAGAAATTGAATATCCATACAGTTCTGCACATGGTATACACACTCCCATTTTCCATTGCCATGAAACACACCATGTACCAAAAAGAGACCAGTCCGGGTCGGATGATTCTGTAGAGATCGTAGAGGATATTCCAAGAAGCCAGAAAGCGAAAGCAAAAattccagatgtggttgagcgTTCTGTTGAAAACCCAGGCCATTGTCCGTTAGGACAATGcagcaaaagaaaaagacaagaagGGGATGCGGAGCATGATGTTTCAGTTGACGTGCATGTCAAAAGAATCAAGGTTGAGAAGTTGCAAGAGGATGTAGCTTCACCCTCTTTCTCAAGAGAGGGCCAAAGTGAGTATTTTATCTGCTGTTTTTGGCTATGAACTGaactgaaaaataataatttaataaagtcTAAGTTCTATGCACTGATGGTGTCAAATATATTTACACAATATCAAgtcacttattaggtaattactGGTAAATCTTTATGATAGGTATCTTAGTAACTCGATGAAATGGTAACTGCTTACTGTCACAGGTTATACTACATTGACGGTGTAAATAATCTTCACACTGTCAGTTGTATATAATTTACTCCATTTAGTATTAAAACAATGATCTTAATTTAATGTTTGAACAAGATAGAAATGGACAAAGAGTGGGACAAGCATATCAAAGAGCAAAAGCTTTTAAATCTAAGAATCCATTTATTGTATCTTTTATGCAAACCATCACACGTCTACTCTCCTTTCAAACTGGTAAGCTACAAGCTAAAAATCAATGTACTGAGCCATCTCCTTTGGCAGTCCATACCTTTGAAATTTGATAGGAAGTATTTCCTCGAGAACTATGGTGATTTAGTTCTTCATGTCCCCGGCAGGGGAGGCATTCGTGCTGGACAACAAGTTAAAATTTGGTGATGTTTATATTTTTAAGTGATTAAGGGCACTAAGCTCTTCATAGATGTTACCATATTTCCAGCAGCTGGGGAGCACACGAGTGTATAAAACAGATGGCCGAGAAGTGCCAGAGATTTCTGATAGTAAAAACAAGATTTTCAAAACTGATAATTCTGTTCCATGTACTCCAAGCCTAAAGTAGTTCAAACCAAGAAATTAAAACAGCGGAGAGAAGTTTCATATGGTTTCAACTAAAAAATTAAAGGTGATAAAGTTGAAATCTCtctgttagcggaaacgtaaaagaaagaacacaagatttaacgtggttcggatcaaaataatcctacgtccaccagagaatagttgcctttttaatattaacaaaggaaggggagagttcccaattacacttaagagaatttctccatttaactctctactcactacaatgtgttgtattatttttgggatggtttctacaattgaaggagtgcatctatttatagaggtaaagacctcctctgatgtcattggtgacatcaaactacctcctcttgatgtcatgagtgacatcaaaggaggaagcttcctcctagcatccacaccaactctttccaccaactcttccaattggcatgccattgttgactaaacataaaccaacaccttcaatctccaccttggtttgtGTTTCGAGCGTGTgtgtgaacaactctggccaaaacttctaagcttactgggcaaccccgttgtaagaaacaagaagaatcaaaccattgttgaacataccacctccacctaacaactgttttcttcggagttgcatcagttgatgcacaccctcgccaagtccttgcagtgtgcaaacttagcgagtgagactatcttggtcaacatatctgcaacattatcgtctgtgataaccttcacgaccttgatagttccctcttcaacaacatctcgaataaaatgaaatctgacatcaatgtgtttagtgcgctcatgaaatctctgatttttcattagatgaatagcactctgactatcacatctaagagttgattccagctgaaccaaactcaattccgctactaaacctttcaaccagatagcttccttcaccgcctccgctgctgccatgtattctgcttctgtcgtagacaaagcgGCAATCGACTGCAAAGTCGACTTCCAACTAACggcactgccaacgagggtaaagatgtatccagttgtggaccttcttctgtcaagatctcctgcatagttagaatctacataaccgagaattgaaatacctccaccactttttcgaaaggtcagaccaacaccagaagctcctttgagatatctcaatatccacttgacagcttcccaatgcctctttcctgggcgggacatgtatctacttaccacacttacagattgagcaatatctggacgtgtgcataccatagcatacataatgctaccaactgcactggcataaggaatctttgacatatgctccacctcatcctcggactgaggcatttgtaactctgaaagtttaaaatgaggagctaatggtgtacttacaggcttgcacgtatgcatattgaatctcttgagaaccctttcaatatacctcttctgagaaagatgtacaacaccgtcttctcttgaaatctccataccaaggattttctttgcagctcctaaatccttcatgtcaaattccttactcaacagtttcttcaaagcatttatctctgtaatgttgttagcagcaataagcatatcatcaacatacaacagtaaataaatcattgagttaccagacatcttcttgtgatacacacagctatcaaatgcactccttgagaattcatgtgtagtcatgaatgcatcaaacctcttgtaccactgtctaggggattgcttcaaaccatacaaagacttctttagttggcatacgtgatcttcttttccctcagctaggaaaccttcaggctgatccatatagattgtctcttctagatcaccgtgtaagaaagcagtttgacatcaagctgttgaagctccaagtcaaattgggcaaccaatgctagtagcacgcgaattgagctatgcttcacgactggagagaaaatttcattgtagtcaattccctccttctgaccgaatccttttgcaaccaatctcgccttAAACCTAacatcttccacttcaggaattccctctttctttcggtagacccacttgcatccaactgtcctcttccccttttgtcttttcactaagacccatgtctgattcttgtgaagagactccatctcttcaatcatggctaaccgccattgtacagcatccttgcaagaagttgcttcaatatacgaggagggctccagatccttaatctcttcttgtgcagctacggacgcatatgcaatcaagtttgcttgatctATAAGGTGTTTCGGTTCTCGTGTTtgcctcttctccctcccctttgcaattgtgtatggttcattgacatcaagttcttcaaggtctacatcttctggctcatctttaacctgagtctcttgatccttttccttggcaagctccaccggaagctccacctgctcgtcgttcttgtttcctgaaaactccacggaaactttacggggatcaagtatagaggattcatcaaaggtgacatctctactaactataaatttgagtaaagacaaacaccaaagtttgtacccttttactccatccacataccctacgaatatggcctttttagcccttggttcaagctttccttcattaacgtgataataagctggacacccaaatactcgtaagtatgaatagttagagggttcacctgaccatacctcattcggagtcttaaagtcaattgccgatactggagatcgattgacaatatgagcagcagtgtgaactgcttcagcccaaaatactttggacattttggcttgtagaagcatacaacgagccttttcaagaagagttctgttcattctctcggcaactccattctgctgtggggtatgcctgacagtcctatgtcttgagatcccatgaccttgcagaattcattaaactcttcattgcaaaactccaagccattgtctgtgcgaagatacttgattttccgctccatttgattttcaaccaaaatcttccactctttaaatgcttcaaaagcatcactttttgccttcaaaacatgcacccaaacctttcgtgagaaatcatcaataaaagtgagaagatacctctttttgcccttcgatggaagtttagagggaccccataaatctgaatggatgtagtctagcactcctcttgtcttgtgtttgccagtgctgaagctgaccttcttttgcttccctagaacgcagtgctcacagaagtcaagtgtgctgatcttctcaccttccaaaaggttacgattgctcaacatctccagtccacgtgcgctcatatgacccagtctcatgtgccatagtcttgccttgtcatcattagataactgcactgtagatgcatttgtagagccaacaatggtgcttccggccaatgtgtaaaggccgttctccaacttgcctttcagcatgactaaagaacctttagtcacctttatagttcctgcttcgctcatgtacctgtagccttgttcatccagagtactcagggagatcaaattcttcttcagatcaggaacatgacggacttgtgtaatagtcctcacgactccatcatggcagcgaacccgaactgagccaatgccaactattgcacaagttgcattattgcccattactacggttcctccacttttctcatagctgctaaaccagtcttttcggaacgtcatatgcagagtgcaagcagagtctaacacccatttgtttccataactactattattattacacgatgtagttagtacataatcattatcaaaatcatgtacctgttcaactgtggatgcactcgccttttccttggactttgacattgggcagtctcgttcaaagtgccccttcttgccacaaccccaacactctgtattcttcttgttcacacgagactttgatctgtgctttgatttgctctttccctgttggctagtccggcctctcacaaagagcccacttgcctggtcatctctatctccttcaatgtgcctccgcacatcactagagttaagtgcctgccgcacttgctcaagcttgataggctccttgctatacatcattgaattctcaatatcacaatatcctgaagtcaatgaaaatagcaaagcacatgcaagcgtctcctcctcctttttaattcctgcaatctgtaagtccatgacaagtttattgaacgcatctaaatgatcttgtaacgaagtacctggccccatcttaaatgtgtgaagacgccgttgtaacaacatccttgttgtcactgatcgATCTTGGTATAGCCTTCTAACTTTTCCCATAACTGTTTGGTcgtctcttcggtacccgtactcacttcacaaagcacgttaggtgcaagggatagttggattgcactcaatgcatccccttcaatcttctccttgtcgggagctgatatatccttaggatactttccgtcaatagcatggattgaaccttccctccgcagtaacgccatcatctggatcttccagatattgaagttgttgcgtccactgaatctatcaatttcaaacttcatggaactcatctTTGTTTGTTCTTCCTCCTTGAATCGTTAAAGAATCctgttgctctgataccaattgttagcggaaacgtaaaagaaagaacacaagatttaacgtggttcggatcaaaataatcctacgtccaccagagaacagttgcctttttaatattaacaaaggaaggggagagttcccaattacacttaagagaatttctctcttaactctctactcactacaatgtgttgtattatttttgggatggtttctacaaatgaaggagtgcatctatttatagaggtaaagacctcctcttgatgtcattggtgacatcaaactacctcctcttgatgtcatgagtgacatcaaaggaggaagcttcctcctagcatccacaccaactctttccaccaactcttccaattggcatgccattgttgactaaacataaaccaacattttcagcatgccattgttaactaaacataaaccaacattttcaatctCACTTTTTAGTGTCCATTGTGCCAGTTAATTTTCTTGATGGTTTCGATAAAGTTATATCGACTTGAATTTCTTCAGAACATGGGGAGGGCACTGAaattgagcattctgttgagaTATTGGACCATTGTCCATCAGGACATGACAGCAAAAGAAAAGGACTGGAAGGGGATGCAGAGGACGATGTTTCAACTGACATTCACATCAGAAATATCAAGGTAGAAAAGTCACGAGAGGATGTGGCTTCGCCTTCTTTCACCAGAAAGACTAAAAGTAAGAAACTTTTTATTCTAGCTTACTGGCTATGAGCGTACTTGATAACTGATCATCTACTTACATGACAATTTAGTAGTAAtactttgattttgaatttctgtTTGAAGAAAGCACAGAAAGTTGCAGGATGCACAAGCAACAATCCAAGAGTGTTTGTGATCTGAACAAGACAGTAATGGACAAAGAGAGGGCTATAGCCTATCAAAGAGCAATAGCTTTTAAATCTAAGAATCCATTCATTATAGCTTTTATGCAACCATCGTATGTCTTGAAACCGTACATTGTGGTAAGCTATAAACTCTGTATATTTTCCAATACTCTGATCCTTATTCAATACATATGGATGGCATAACGTTAAAATCAATTTACTGATCCATATCCTTTGGCAGTCTGTATCGTTGAAATTGGCTAGGAAGTATTTTCTTGAGAGCTACGGCAACTTACTGCTTCGTGTTCCAGGCGGGGGATCTTGGTCTGTCACACATACTATCGGAACAGCAAATGCTAATGTTTATTGGAAGGAATTCGTGCTGGACAATAAGTTAAAATTTGGTGATGTTTGTGTATTTGAAGTGATTAAGGGCAGTAAGCTCTTGATGGATGTTACTATATTTCCAGCAGCTGGGAGCACACCAATGCATAAGATAGCTCGCGAAGAGCCAGGGGTTTGTGATTGTAAAAACAAGATTAACAATACTGATAATTTTGTTCCATGTTCTCAATCCAAAATTGTTCAGACCAAGAAATTAAAGCAGCAAAGAGGAGGTTCATATGGCTCCGGTTCAAATAGTAAAGGTGATAAATTGGATTCTCTATAAAATATTCAGAAACTTACATTTTAGTGTTCCATTTTATAGTCAGTTTTCTTGATCATTTTGATGAGGTTATATTGGCTCGAATATCTTCAGAAGAACATGGGGAAGGCACTGGgattgagcattctgttgagaTTTTGGGCCATTACCCGTTAGGAAAGAGCAGCAAAACAAAAGGACCAGAAGAGGAGATAGAGGATGATGTCTCAATTGACATTCACACCAAAAGTATCAAGGTGGAAAACACACAAGAGCATGTAGCTTCACCTTCTTTCACAAGAAAAACCAAAAGTAAGAAAGGTTTATTCTGGCTTACTAACAGAATTGATCATTTGCTTACATGACAATTTAGTAGTAATACATTGATTTCGAGTTTCTGTTTGAAGGAAGCGGAGAAAGTTGCAGGATGCACAAGCAACAATCCAAGGGGGTTTATGCTAAGAACAAGACAGTATTGGACAAAGAGAGGTCTATAGCATATCAAAGAGCAAAAGCTTTCAAATCTGAGAATCCATTTGTTATATATTTTATGCAACCATCATACGTCTCGAAACCATACAATCTAGTAAGCTATAAACTTTATAGACTTTCCCCATACTTTAATCTGTATTCAATCCATATGGGTGCATGCCATTTTACTTTGTCCATCTCTTTTGGCAGCACATAGCGTTCTTATTTGCTAGGAAATATTTCCCGGAGGAATGTGGCAATTTATTAGTGCTTCGTGTTCCTGGAAGAGGGTCTTGGCCTGTCAAATACGCCCTGGGtatatcaaaaacaaaaatttgtttctcttgGAAGGCATTTGTACTGGACAATAAGTTAAAATTTGGTGATGTTTGTGTATTTGAATTGATTAAGGGCACTGAACCCACTTTAGATATCACTATATTCCGTGCAACTGAGAGCAAAGCAATACATAAGATAGATGGAAAATTGGCAGGAGTTTCTGATAGTAAAAACAAGATTATCAAGACTGAGAATTCGGTTCCATGTTCTCAATCCAAAATAGTTCGCAACAGGAAATTGAATcttgaaaagaagaagaaaggagatTCAGATGGATTCACTTCAAAAATTAAAGGTGATTCTGATGTACAGAGAAAATCATTGCGTTAATTTTTAAAATCTACTAAATGTACTCTCTTGATCGTTAAATGTTCTCGTGTTGGCTTGATTTTCTGCAGAAGAACTCAGTGAAGATACTAGGAAGCATGTGCAACAATCCAAGTCTTCTTGTAATGGCAGTGCGGTGGCCAAAGAAATAGTCTTAGCATATGAAAGAGCAAAAGCTTATACATCTGAAAATCCATTCTTCATATGTTTCATACAACCATCATATGTGTCTTCTGCCAGCGGCCCGATGCAATTGGTAAGATAGCTATTCTTGAATGTCTCGTGAAGTTGAATATTTTAGTGACCTAAAGCTAATCCATGATTAATGATGAATCTTATGTTCTGTATAATAATGCATGCTTCAAATTGACAGTCCATAACGCTGTCAAGAGCTAAGAAATTTTTTGCCACTAGACATAGTGATGTGGTGCTTCAAGTTTCAAGCAAGAAATCATGGGCTGTAAAATGCATTCTTGGAACATTTAACGCTAAGTTGACCTCTGGTTGGAAGGAGTTTGTGCTGGACAATTACCTAAAAGTAGGTGATGTTTGTGTCTTCGAAATGGTTAGTAGAGCCAAACTTTTGTTTAATGTCATCATATTTACTTCTGCGGAAGGTATGTAAGATGGTTCCACTTGTTTAGTACTTTAAACTCCTATGAATTTTTTGTTTAACTAGTCTATTTTAGTTGCTTCTTTTTGAAAGGGATGGAAAAAAAATGTATATTACTCTCCCTGCCTTTTGGTGTATTTGATTTTGTAAACTTAACTTTTTGTAAAGAGTGGAGCTTGCTCGACTCCCTGTTGCATAGAATGTATTGTATAGAATGCAACTCTATGTGGTTGTATATAGCGTTATGCTAGTGAAAACAAACTTAAATCTCATGGAACCAAAAGTCAAGCTTTTCAAGCTAGGGATGGACACTGTCACATAGCAATACTTTCACAGTTAAACATAGGGGTGGCAAACGAGCAGGTCGGGTCGGGTCGGATGGGTCAAAACTGGTAATAtaaaaaaacggataaattattcgaGCCGACCCATATTTGAGACGGATAAACCCGGGTTTATCTAGCGGATAATATGggtatccatattatccatggcttcttaaATAT
Proteins encoded in this region:
- the LOC107812001 gene encoding uncharacterized protein LOC107812001; its protein translation is MLNPVYLEVPTGEVWEVEVVLSHGQICLGIGWQDFRDFYSISCGHFLMFGYNARSHFNVSIFDLSASEIEYPYSSAHGIHTPIFHCHETHHVPKRDQSGSDDSVEIVEDIPRSQKAKAKIPDVVERSVENPGHCPLGQCSKRKRQEGDAEHDVSVDVHVKRIKVEKLQEDVASPSFSREGQKHGEGTEIEHSVEILDHCPSGHDSKRKGLEGDAEDDVSTDIHIRNIKVEKSREDVASPSFTRKTKKSTESCRMHKQQSKSVCDLNKTVMDKERAIAYQRAIAFKSKNPFIIAFMQPSYVLKPYIVSVSLKLARKYFLESYGNLLLRVPGGGSWSVTHTIGTANANVYWKEFVLDNKLKFGDVCVFEVIKGSKLLMDVTIFPAAGSTPMHKIAREEPGVCDCKNKINNTDNFVPCSQSKIVQTKKLKQQRGGSYGSGSNSKEEHGEGTGIEHSVEILGHYPLGKSSKTKGPEEEIEDDVSIDIHTKSIKVENTQEHVASPSFTRKTKRSGESCRMHKQQSKGVYAKNKTVLDKERSIAYQRAKAFKSENPFVIYFMQPSYVSKPYNLHIAFLFARKYFPEECGNLLVLRVPGRGSWPVKYALGISKTKICFSWKAFVLDNKLKFGDVCVFELIKGTEPTLDITIFRATESKAIHKIDGKLAGVSDSKNKIIKTENSVPCSQSKIVRNRKLNLEKKKKGDSDGFTSKIKEELSEDTRKHVQQSKSSCNGSAVAKEIVLAYERAKAYTSENPFFICFIQPSYVSSASGPMQLSITLSRAKKFFATRHSDVVLQVSSKKSWAVKCILGTFNAKLTSGWKEFVLDNYLKVGDVCVFEMVSRAKLLFNVIIFTSAEGM